AGGCGCGACGCCCCGACAATCCCCAGCCGAAGAAGCCCGCGTGGATCCGGGTGAAAGCCCCCGTGGGCAAGGGCTACATGGAGACGAAACGCACGATGCGCGAGCATGGCCTCGTCACCGTGTGCGAGGAGGCCGGGTGCCCCAACGTGGGCGAATGCTGGAACCAGGGGCACGCCACGATGATGATCATGGGCGAGGTTTGTACCCGCGCCTGCACCTTCTGCAACATCGCCACCGGCAAGCCGCCCGAGGATCTCGACCCCTTCGAGCCGGGACGCGTGGCCGACGCGGTGCAGAAACTGGGCCTCAACCACGTGGTCGTAACCAGCGTGGACCGGGACGATGTGGAGGATGGCGGCGCCGAGCATTTCGCGCAGACCATCCGCGCCATCCGCCATCGCAGCCCCGGCACCACGATCGAGATCCTGACGCCCGATTTCCTGCATTGCGACCCGGGCGTGCTCGAGGTTGTCGTCGCGGCGAAACCGGACGTGTTCAACCACAACCTCGAGACGGTGCCGGGCCTCTATCCCGGCGTGCGCCCCGGCGCGCGGTATTTCCACTCCTTGCGCCTCTTGCAGCGGGTGAAGGAGCTCGATCCGTCGATCTTCACCAAGTCGGGGATCATGGTGGGCCTCGGCGAGACCCGCACGCAGGTGCACCAGGTGATGGATGACATGCGCGCGGCAGACATAGATTTCCTGACCATCGGACAGTATCTGCAACCGACGCCGAAGCATCACGCGCTTGAGCGGTTCGTGACCCCAGAGGAGTTCGCCGGCTACGAGAAAGCGGCCTATGGCAAGGGATTCCTGATGGTCTCGGCCACGCCGCTCACGCGGTCCAGTTATCACGCGGGCGATGATTTCGCACGGCTGCGCGAGGCACGCGAGAAGGCGCTGGCGTCGTGAGGGCGCCGGCGGGCGGCTGTCCGCTTGCCCTGCTGCGGACCGGTGCGTGGGCCGAGCGCCCCGCGGATGTCGGCGACTGGTCGATCTTCCATGAGAGCGTGCGTTGAACGCGCCGGGCCATTTTCGGTTCGGCGACCTGTTGCAGGGCCAGACGGTCATCTACCCCAAGCTGCGCGATGCCGCGGGCAAGCTGACGACGGTGGGCGCGGTTTATGTCGAGAACGCGGATACGGCCTGGCGGAGGCCGATCGGCTGCATCGCCGAGATTTGACGGCGTCACCCCACTCCCTGAGAACGGGGATGGTGGGTGATGAGAGACTCGAACTCCCGACATCTTCGGTGTAAACGAAGCGCTCTACCAACTGAGCTAATCACCCGATTGCCCGCCTCTTACCCGGTCGGCGCGGCGGATGGCAAGAGGCCATGGTTTCACGATGCGTCCAACCGTGATTCCACGCCGTCTTTCAGGTGATAGACGCAACCCTGACCGTTCTCGAGCGCCGCGAGCCGGGGCCGTTCGAGGCCTAGGACGGTGCCACGCAACACCTTGCCCAGTATCCCGTGCGCGATGAGCACCGTCGGCCCGTCGAGGGATCCGAGAAGGCTGTTCACGCGGGCGGCAAGACCGTCGAACCCCTCGCCGTTGGGCGCGGCGCAATATGCTTCGAACCCGTCGAGCCCGCGGGCCACCTCGGTGCGCAATCGGCCTTCCCAGTCGCCGCAATGTATCTCGGCCAGGTTCGGATCGGTCGTGAACGGCATCGCCCCGCAGACGACGCGCGCGGTTTCGACCGCGCGACCGAGCGGCGAGACGCGGATCGCGGGCCGTTCCCGTGTCAGGATGGGCGCCATGATCCTCGCCTGCGATGCCGCGTGCGCATGGCCACGGGCGGTGAGCGGGGAATCGCGCCGACCCTGAATGCGCCCCTCGAGGTTCCACTCGGTCTCGCCGTGGCGCAGGAACCAGATTTCGGGAAGCATCGTCACGATACCGCGTACTGGGTGATTTTCTCGAGATCGCCCGTTACTTCATGCCGGTCGAAACGCTGCTCGCCATTCGCCGCGCGAATGGGGGTGGTGGGTGATAAGAGATTCGAACTCCTGACATCTTCGATGTGAACGAAGCGCTCTACCACTGAGCTAATCACCCTTCCCGGCGGTCTTTAGCGTCACTCGGCGGCGTCTGCAACCGTGTCTTTGACGGTTTCCGCGCCTTCCTTGGGCTGGCGTATCTTGGCGACGATCACGCGCGCGTTCGGGTTGTCCTTCACACGGTTCTGCTTGATCTTGCCGAGCGGCGGCAGGTTCAGGTCGCGGCCCTGAGCGAGCGCTTCGCCCAGCACTTCCATCGCGGCCTCGACGATGGGCTTCACCTGGTTCTTCTTGGCGCCCGACCTGTCGGCAACCTTCTTGAACAACTCCTGCTTCTTCAGCGTCGGCGCACCGGGGGCGGTATCGGTTGCGTCACCGCGCGTATCCGCGCCGGGAGCGGCATCCGCGTTCATCCGTGGTGGCGCGATCTTGGGCTTGGGCGCGGGCACGCGGGCGGCGCGGGTGTCCGATGCCGATGCGCCGGGGGCCTTCTTCGCCTTCGAGGAGGTGGTTTTGCGGGCTGCCATGTTAGGCCTCCATTGTTTCTGCTCTGGAAACACTGATACCGCCAAACCGCTTTGAAAACCACTGTTATATTGACGTTGACCCAAGGGAATGGCAATCAGGTTAACATAACACTCTTGGGGGCCATCGTGAAAAAACACCTTATGTATCTGACGTTCGCCGTCGGGCTGGGCGCGACATCCGCACATGCCGGGAACCTGAGCGCGCCGGTCATGGAAAAGCAGGTCATCGTTCAGGACGCCACTGACAACAGTGACCATGATACGCAGATGGTCTTGGCGATCGTGACGCTCGGCCTGCTCATCACGCTGGGCATCGCGAACTGATCCGGCGGGGCGTCAGCGGCCCTTGAAGAGACCGCCCAAAATGCCGCGCACGATGCGGCGTCCGGTCGTGCCGTTCAACTCCTTGAGCACGGCGCCGGAAATGGCCTTGCCGAAGCTCGCCCCGAAGCCTTCGTCGCGCGTCGCCGGGCGCGAGGAGGAGCGGCCCACGCGGTTGCCGGAATACCTGCGGCCGGCGTTGAATTCACGCTCGGCCATGGATTGCTCCTCGGCCGCCGCCTCGGCCTTTTCCGCGGCGCGGGCCGCCTTGGCGGCGCGGTCGCGCAGCATCTCGAAGGCGCTTTCTCGGTCCACGAGCCTGTCGTATTTCCCTGCCACGGGAGAGGCGGCCATCACCTCGGCGCGGCGAGCGTCGTTCACCGGACCCAGCCGCGAGGAGGGGGGGCGTATCAGCGTGCGTTCCACGATCCCCGGCACGCCCTTCTCCTCGAGCATCGAGGTCACGGCTTCGCCCACGCCCACGTCGCGGATCGCATCCACCGTTTCGAACCGGGGGTTCGGACGATAGGTTTCCGCGGCGCGCTTGAGCGCCTTGCGGTCTCGCGCGGTGAAGGCGCGCAGCGCATGCTGGAAGCGGTTGCCGAGCTGGCCCAGGATATCCTCGGGCACGTCGTCGGGGTTCTGGGTGATGAAATAGACGCCCACGCCTTTCGAGCGAATGAGCCGCGCCACCTGCTCGACCTTGTCCACGAGCGCCTTGGGCGCGTCCTCGAAAAGAAGGTGCGCCTCGTCGAAGAAGAAGACGAGCTTTGGTTTCTCGGGGTCGCCCACCTCGGGGAGCGTCTCGAAGAGTTCGGAGAGCAGCCACAGCAGGAATGTGGCGTAAAGCCGGGGCGCGCCCATGAGCTTGTCGGCGGCGAGGATGTTGATACGGCCGCGCCCGTCCGGGTCGGTTCGCATGAGATCGGATAGCTCGAGCGCGGGCTCGCCGAAGAGCCGGTCGCCGCCCTGGTTCTCGAGGACGAGAAGCTGCCGCTGGATGGCGCCGACCGATTGCGGCGATACATTGCCGTAGCGCATCCCGATCTCGTCGCGGTTCTCGCCCACCCAGACGAGCAGCGCCTGCAGATCCTTGAGATCGAGAAGCGGCATTCCCTCCTCGTCGGCGATGCGGAAGGCGATGTTGAGAATGCCTTCCTGTGCCTCGCTGAGCTCCATCAGGCGACTGAGCAGGAGCGGCCCCATCTCGGCCACCGTGGTGCGGACGGGATGGCCCTGCTCTCCGAAGAGATCCCAGAAGGTGACGGGAAAGGCCTCGTAGCGGTAATCCTCGAAGCCGATCGTCGCCGCGCGTTTCATGAAGGCGTCGTGCAGCTTGAAATCGCTGCGTCCCGCCTCGCAAAGCCCCGAGAGATCGCCCTTCACGTCCGACAGGAAGACCGGCACGCCTGCCGCCGAGAAGCCCTCGGCGAGGATCTGGAGGGTCACGGTCTTGCCGGTTCCGGTGGCACCGGCGATCAGGCCGTGCCGGTTTGCATAGCGAAGCGAGAGCGCCTGATGCGTCGCATATTCCGGCCCGCCGCCGCCGATGAAAACCCGATCCGCCATGCCGCCCGCACCCCCGTCGCGAAGTTCGTCCGTTCCGAACATACAAACTTAACCTTTGCCTGCCAGTATGAATCGCATTCCGGGCGCCGCATGTCCTCTGGCACCCGGAATTACTTCCTCCCTGTCAGACTGGGCCGCATCTTCGGATGCGGTCTTTTTTGGTCCCGGATCGCGACCTTATTGCCTGTTGACGGAGGTTTGGTTCTGTCGTAGCGTCCGGGTCAATACTAAGTCGGCCAGTCCGGCAGGGAGAGAGAACAGGGGAAGGGGCCGTCGTGGTCCCTTTTCTTTTGCCGCTGCGGCCGCCGGACCCTCAAGTGCGGAAATCCGCCTTGCATGCGGCGTCTCTCTCCAATTAACTCCTGACACCGGCGCACGCGCATGTTACTGCGCCGCCAACAGGATACGAGAGACACCCGAAACCATATTCGATGGGGATGATATGCTGAAAACGCTTTCTTTCACGACGCTTGCGACGGTGCTGCTGCTGGCCGCCGGACCCGGCACCGCGCAGGATACGACGACCGAGGAGACCGCGGGCGATGAACCCGTCGCGACGGAGACCGACGCGACCGCGGAGACGGCGTCTGACGCCGAGACCAAGGAAGGCGCGGAGACGAACGCCGACACCGAGGAGGGCGCCGATACGGCTGCCGACGCGGAGGCGACGGACGAGGCAACGGAGACCGACGCGACCGCGGGTGACACGGATGCCCAGGAAGGCGAAGACGGGGAGTTCGATCTTGGCCGCGAGGTGCAGCAGGATCCCACCTACATCAAGGAGGAATACGGCGACTGGCAGATGCGCTGCTTCCGCACGCAGGCCGAGGAAGATCCTTGCCAGATGTTCCAGCTTCTGAAAGACGAGAACGGCAATCCGACCGCCGAGTTCACCATCTTCCGCCTCAAGGAAGGTGGCCCCGCCGTGGCGGGCGCGACGGTGACCGCGCCGCTCTTCACGCTGCTGACCGCCGAGGTCAAGATCACCGTCGACGGCGGCGCCTCCAAGAGCTATCCGTTCCGCTTTTGCAGCCAGGCGGGCTGCGTCGCGCAGATCGGCCTGACCGAGGCGGACGTGAACGCGTTCAAGCGCGGCGTCAAAGCCACCGTCACGATCGTTCCCGCGCAGGCGCCCGATCAGAACGTGGCCATCCCGGCCTCGCTCTCGGGCTTCACGGCAGCCTATGACAACGTGTCGGTGATCGAGAACTGAGCCGGCGCAACAGCGCCGAGATGGAAAACCCCGCTTCGAGGAGCGGGGTTTTTTCATGTTTGGCCGTTTGCGTCGAGATCAGGCCGCGCGGCGCAGGGCCAGCACCGCGTTGAACCCGCCGAAGGCGAAGGCGTTGGAGAGGGCCACATCCACCTGCGCCTCGCGGGCCTCGTTCGGCACACAGTCCAGAGCGCATTCCGGGTCCGGCTCCTCGTAGCCGATGGTGGGCGCGATCACGCCGTCGCGCACGGCCATGATGCAGGCCAGGAGCTCGACCGCGCCGGTGCCGCCGATAAGGTGGCCGTGCATGGATTTCGTGGACGACATCATGAGCTTGTCCGCGTGTGGGCCGAAGACCTCGGATACGGCGGCGCTCTCGGTCTTGTCGTTGGCGGCGGTGCCCGTGCCGTGGGCGTTGATGTAGCCCACCTCCTCGGGGTTGATCCGCGCGTCGCGCAGCGCGCCCGAGATCGCGCGCGCCGCGCCGGCGCGGGACGGCATCACGATGTCGGCGGCATCCGAACTCATGGCGAAGCCGATCACTTCGGCCAGGATCTCGGCACCGCGTGCGCGGGCATGTTCAAGCTCCTCGAAGACGAAGATGCCGGCGCCTTCGCCCTGGACCATGCCGTTGCGATTGGCCGAGAAGGGGCGGCAGGCATCGCGCGACATGACACGCAGCCCTTCCCACGCCTTGACGCCGCCAAAGCAGAGGATCGTCTCGGATCCGCCCGTCACCATCACCGGGCTCACCCCGCCATGCACCATCTGGAACGCCTGGGCCATCGCGTGATTGGAGGACGCACAGGCAGTCGAGACCACGAAGCTCGGCCCCATCAGCCCGAACTCCATGGCCACGTGGCTTGCCGCGGCGTTGTTCATGAAGCGCGGCACGACGAAGGGATGGATACGGTTCTTGCCCTCCTCGTAGAGCACGCGGTAATTCTCGTCGATGGTACACATGCCGCCGCCCGAATTTCCGAGGACGATACCGGCGCGCATCCCGAGGTCGCCCTCGAAGGAAAGGCCCGATTGCGCAATGGCTTCGCGCGCGGCGACCATGGTGAACTGCGTGAACTTGTCATAGAGCGCGAGTTGCTGGCGGTTGAAGACGGTCTCCGGCTCGAACCCCTTGATCTGACCGCCGATGCGGATGCCCAGGCGCTCGACGTCGCGCATCTCGAGCTGACCGATGCCGCAGCGCCCCTCGCGCATGGCCTCGAGAGTAGAGGGCACGTCATGGCCAAGCGCGTTGATCGTGCCCGCCCCGGTGATGACGACGCGTTTCACCCCTTCTGTTCCGCGACCAGTCTTTCGATCCCGGCCACTATGGTGGCGACGCTCGAGATGTCGAAATCGCTTTCGGCGGGTTCGTTTGCATTGAACGGGATCGAGATGTCGAATTCCTCCTCGATGGCGAAGATGCTTTCGACCAGGCCCAGGCTGTCGATACCGAGATCCTCGAGCGTGCTGTCCATCGTCACGTCCGACGGCTCCAGAACCGCCTGTTCGGCGATGATCTCGATCACTCTGTCCTGAATGCTTTTGGTCATGCGTCTCGCTCTTTCGGGGCGTGCGGGGTCCCTCGGGACCCCGTTTGCGCTGATTTAGTCGCTCTCGCCGGTGTTTGAAACCGCTTTCTTGAGCGCCGCCACGTCATCGAAGAGGCGCCCCAGCCGGCGCAGGTTGCGGTTGATCTCCATCTGCGTCTCCATCTTCACGGCCGGATTGCCGAGGATGACGCGCCCCGCGGGCGTCTTGGTGAAGATCTTCGTGCCGCCGCCGGCAATCACCCGGTCGCCCACGAAGATATTGTCGCTCACCCCGACCTGGCCGCCCAGCACCACGTTGTTGCCGATCCGGGTCGATCCCGAGATGCCGACCATGCCGCAGAGGAGCGTATCGGTGCCGATCACGACGTTATGGCCGATCATGACGAGGTTGTCGATCTTGGTGCGGTCGCCCACGACCGTGTCGCGGATCGTGCCCCGGTCGATGGTGGAATTGGCCCCGATCTCCACGTCATCGCCGATCCGCACCGAGCCGAGGCTGTGGATGCGCGCGTAGCTCTGCGCCTCGGTGTCGGCCTGATCTCCCAGCGTCTTGCGCGCGGCCTCGACCGCCGACACCTCGGGGGTGACGAAGGAGAAGCCGTCGCCGCCCAGCGCGCAGCCGGGGTTGAGCACGACGCGATCCCCGATCCGCACCCGAGCGGCGACACGCACCCCTTCGCGAAGAAGGCCGTCGGCTCCGATCACCGCGTCGGCGCCGATGCTCACCTGGGGGCCGATCCGCGTCCCCGGGCCGATCCGTGCCCGGGGGCCGATCACCGTGAGGGGGCCGACCGAGACGCCTTCGCCCAATTCGGCACTTTCGTCGATGATCGCGCTCGGATGAATGCCGTCGCCCCAGCCTTCGCCCCGGTCCATCATCGCGGTAAGGCCCGACATGGCAAAGCGCGGACGGGGCGCGATCAGGGCCGCGGCAAGGCCCAGCGCCTCCCAGTCGGCACCATCCCAGACCATCGCCGCGCGGGCGCGCCCCTTGGGCAGCGCTTCGGCATATTCGGGCTTGGTGGCCAGCGCGAGTTCATCTTCGCCTGCGTCCCCGGGTTCGGCAACGCCGGTGATACGGATCGCGCTATCGCCGACCGCATGCGCGCCGATCGCCTCGGCGATTTCCCCGATTGTGTAACTCATGATCACTCCGCTCATTACGCGGAACCGTTTACCCCCGAACGGCGTGCAGCGAAACCCCCGCACGTCG
This window of the Roseovarius sp. SCSIO 43702 genome carries:
- the lipA gene encoding lipoyl synthase; the encoded protein is MRDLKIPQQRHPEKARRPDNPQPKKPAWIRVKAPVGKGYMETKRTMREHGLVTVCEEAGCPNVGECWNQGHATMMIMGEVCTRACTFCNIATGKPPEDLDPFEPGRVADAVQKLGLNHVVVTSVDRDDVEDGGAEHFAQTIRAIRHRSPGTTIEILTPDFLHCDPGVLEVVVAAKPDVFNHNLETVPGLYPGVRPGARYFHSLRLLQRVKELDPSIFTKSGIMVGLGETRTQVHQVMDDMRAADIDFLTIGQYLQPTPKHHALERFVTPEEFAGYEKAAYGKGFLMVSATPLTRSSYHAGDDFARLREAREKALAS
- a CDS encoding histidine phosphatase family protein; its protein translation is MLPEIWFLRHGETEWNLEGRIQGRRDSPLTARGHAHAASQARIMAPILTRERPAIRVSPLGRAVETARVVCGAMPFTTDPNLAEIHCGDWEGRLRTEVARGLDGFEAYCAAPNGEGFDGLAARVNSLLGSLDGPTVLIAHGILGKVLRGTVLGLERPRLAALENGQGCVYHLKDGVESRLDAS
- a CDS encoding HU family DNA-binding protein — protein: MAARKTTSSKAKKAPGASASDTRAARVPAPKPKIAPPRMNADAAPGADTRGDATDTAPGAPTLKKQELFKKVADRSGAKKNQVKPIVEAAMEVLGEALAQGRDLNLPPLGKIKQNRVKDNPNARVIVAKIRQPKEGAETVKDTVADAAE
- a CDS encoding helicase HerA-like domain-containing protein yields the protein MADRVFIGGGGPEYATHQALSLRYANRHGLIAGATGTGKTVTLQILAEGFSAAGVPVFLSDVKGDLSGLCEAGRSDFKLHDAFMKRAATIGFEDYRYEAFPVTFWDLFGEQGHPVRTTVAEMGPLLLSRLMELSEAQEGILNIAFRIADEEGMPLLDLKDLQALLVWVGENRDEIGMRYGNVSPQSVGAIQRQLLVLENQGGDRLFGEPALELSDLMRTDPDGRGRINILAADKLMGAPRLYATFLLWLLSELFETLPEVGDPEKPKLVFFFDEAHLLFEDAPKALVDKVEQVARLIRSKGVGVYFITQNPDDVPEDILGQLGNRFQHALRAFTARDRKALKRAAETYRPNPRFETVDAIRDVGVGEAVTSMLEEKGVPGIVERTLIRPPSSRLGPVNDARRAEVMAASPVAGKYDRLVDRESAFEMLRDRAAKAARAAEKAEAAAEEQSMAEREFNAGRRYSGNRVGRSSSRPATRDEGFGASFGKAISGAVLKELNGTTGRRIVRGILGGLFKGR
- a CDS encoding invasion associated locus B family protein, encoding MLKTLSFTTLATVLLLAAGPGTAQDTTTEETAGDEPVATETDATAETASDAETKEGAETNADTEEGADTAADAEATDEATETDATAGDTDAQEGEDGEFDLGREVQQDPTYIKEEYGDWQMRCFRTQAEEDPCQMFQLLKDENGNPTAEFTIFRLKEGGPAVAGATVTAPLFTLLTAEVKITVDGGASKSYPFRFCSQAGCVAQIGLTEADVNAFKRGVKATVTIVPAQAPDQNVAIPASLSGFTAAYDNVSVIEN
- a CDS encoding beta-ketoacyl synthase, which gives rise to MKRVVITGAGTINALGHDVPSTLEAMREGRCGIGQLEMRDVERLGIRIGGQIKGFEPETVFNRQQLALYDKFTQFTMVAAREAIAQSGLSFEGDLGMRAGIVLGNSGGGMCTIDENYRVLYEEGKNRIHPFVVPRFMNNAAASHVAMEFGLMGPSFVVSTACASSNHAMAQAFQMVHGGVSPVMVTGGSETILCFGGVKAWEGLRVMSRDACRPFSANRNGMVQGEGAGIFVFEELEHARARGAEILAEVIGFAMSSDAADIVMPSRAGAARAISGALRDARINPEEVGYINAHGTGTAANDKTESAAVSEVFGPHADKLMMSSTKSMHGHLIGGTGAVELLACIMAVRDGVIAPTIGYEEPDPECALDCVPNEAREAQVDVALSNAFAFGGFNAVLALRRAA
- a CDS encoding acyl carrier protein; translated protein: MTKSIQDRVIEIIAEQAVLEPSDVTMDSTLEDLGIDSLGLVESIFAIEEEFDISIPFNANEPAESDFDISSVATIVAGIERLVAEQKG
- the lpxD gene encoding UDP-3-O-(3-hydroxymyristoyl)glucosamine N-acyltransferase — translated: MSYTIGEIAEAIGAHAVGDSAIRITGVAEPGDAGEDELALATKPEYAEALPKGRARAAMVWDGADWEALGLAAALIAPRPRFAMSGLTAMMDRGEGWGDGIHPSAIIDESAELGEGVSVGPLTVIGPRARIGPGTRIGPQVSIGADAVIGADGLLREGVRVAARVRIGDRVVLNPGCALGGDGFSFVTPEVSAVEAARKTLGDQADTEAQSYARIHSLGSVRIGDDVEIGANSTIDRGTIRDTVVGDRTKIDNLVMIGHNVVIGTDTLLCGMVGISGSTRIGNNVVLGGQVGVSDNIFVGDRVIAGGGTKIFTKTPAGRVILGNPAVKMETQMEINRNLRRLGRLFDDVAALKKAVSNTGESD